In Nisaea acidiphila, the DNA window ATGCGCCGTATGGTTGGGTCCCTGCGCAATCTGGTCGAGCGCGTGGTCGAATTCAGCACGCTGGGGGTACGCAACCGGATCCACGCGGAATTGCTGCGGCTCGCCCGGGCCGGCCGGATCGTGGACAATACCGGCCGGATCTCGCCGCCGCCGACCCATGCGGAAATCGCCGCCCGCATCAGCACGCACCGCGAGGCGGTGACGCGCGAGCTGAAGGCGCTGGAACGCGGCGATCTGCTGGAGCGAACCCGTGGCGCTTACGTGGTCAAGGATCTTGCCGAATTGAAGCGCATGGTGGACGACGCGCGGGCCGGACGGGAGTGATGCCGGCCCTGTGGTTGCTGCGGTGCGACATTTTTACGATCGAACATATTAAGACTGACACATTTCCGGGCTAGAGTTATTATGTTGCAATGCAGCATAACGAGGTCGCGTGATGTCGATCAGGAACCTGGACAAGCTCTTTCAGCCGAAATCGGTCGCCATCATTGGCGCCAGCAACCGCGAGCAGTCTGTCGGCAAGGTGCTGTCGCGCAACCTGCTCGGTGACGCTTTCGATGGCCCGGTCCTGCCGGTCAATCCGCACGAGAACGCGATCGGCTCCACGCTCTGCTACCGCAGTATCGGCTCGCTCCCTATGGTCCCGGACCTTGCCGTGATCTGCACGCCGGCCGTCACCGTGCCGACGGTGCTCGAGGAGCTGGCCGCGAACGGCACACGGGCCGCCGTGGTGGTGACCGCCGGGTTCGGCGAGGGGGACGGTGAGGGCGCTGACCTCGCGCAGGAGATCAAGCGCATCAAGTCGCAATATCCGCTCCGCGTCGTCGGGCCGAACTGCGTCGGCATCATGGTGCCTCCGATCGGTCTCAACGCCTCTTTCCTCCATGTGCAGCCGCCGGCCGGAAACCTCGCTTTCGTCACGCAGAGCGGCGCCGTCGCCTCCGCCGTGGTCGACCACGCGGCACATCACAATATCGGTTTCAGCCACGTGGTTTCGCTCGGCAACATGACCGATGTCGATTTCGGCGACATGCTCGACTATCTGGTCGCCGATCCGAACACCAAGGCGATCCTGCTCTATATCGAGAGCATCAGCAGCCCGCGGAAATTCATGTCGGCGGCACGTGCTGCCGCGCGCAACAAGCCGGTGATCGCGATCAAGTCGGGCCGGAACGAGGCGGCGGCCAAGGCGGCGGCCTCGCATACGGGGGCGCTCGCGGGTTCCGACGCGGTCTACCATGCGGCTTTCCGCCGGGCCGGCATTCTCCGGGTGTACGACCTGCTGGAGCTGTTCGACGCGGTGAACACGCTCGGCACCGGCATGAAGGCGACGGGCGACCGGCTTGCGATCATCACCAACGGCGGCGGCCTCGGCGTGCTGGCGACGGAAACCCTGATCGAACAGGGAGGCCGCCTCGCGGACCTTGCGCCAGAGACGGTCGAAGCGCTGAACGGCAAGCTGCCGCACACATGGTCGCGGGGCAATCCGGTCGACATTATCGGCGATGCACCGCCGGAGCGGTACGAAGCGGCGCTCGAGGAGGTGGTGAAGGACCCGAATGTCGATGCGGTGCTGGTGCTGAACTGCCCGACCGCGATCGCCGACAGCGTCATGGCGGCCGAGAAGGTGCGCCAGATCGTGTCGAACAAGCCGCGGGTGCCGGTGCTGACCAACTGGGTCGGCGAGGGCGCGCAGGAGAAGGCAAAGCGCGCTTTCTACGAGTCGGCTATCCCGTCCTACAATACGCCGAACCAGGCGGTGAGCGGCTTCATGCACCTGGTGCGCTACAAGCGCCGCCGCGACCTGCTCATGCAAACCCCGCCCTCGATGCCGGAAGGCTATCATCCGGAGACGGAGAAGGCGCGCGGCATCATCAACCGGGCGCTGGGCGAAAAGCGGGAATGGCTGAGCGAGCCGGAAGCGAAGGACGTGCTCGACGCCTACGGCATACCCGTGGTCGAGACGGTGATCGCCAAGGATCCGGAAGAGGCGGGGCTCGCCGCGGTCGAGCTCGGCAATCACGTGGTACTGAAAATCCTCAGCCACGACATCACGCACAAGAGCGATGTCGGCGGGGTCCGGCTGGATCTTACCGGGCGGCAGCAGGTGGTGAACGCCGCCGACGAGATGTTGCGCACTGTGAAGTCCGTCAACCCCGAAGCGCGGATCGAGGGCTTCGCGGTGCAGCGCATGGCGACCATGCCGCATGCCGAGGAACTGATCATCGGCATCACTACGGACGCCGTCTTCGGGCCCGTCATCCTGTTCGGCAAGGGCGGGGTCGAGGTCGAGGTCGCGGCCGACAGTTCCATCGCCCTGCCGCCGCTGAACATCCCGCTGGCGCAGGACTTGGTGCAGCGCACCCGCGTCTGGTCGTTGCTGCAGGGCTTCCGCAATCGGCCGGCGGCTGCCGTCGAGGAACTCTACACCGCTCTGGTCAAGCTTTCGCAGATCGCGATGGATTTTCCGGAGATCCGCGAGCTCGACGTGAACCCGCTCTATATCAACGATCACGGTATCCTGGCGCTCGATGCGCGGATCCGGGTTCAGAAGGAGGCGGACGCCGTCCCGGTCGCGATCGAGCCTTACCCGAAGCATCTGGAACGCCATATCAGCCTCGATAACGGTCTCGCGCTCAATGTGCGGCCGATCCGGCCGGAGGACGAACCGGCGCTGCTGCAACTGATCGCGAAAAGCTCGCAGGACGATCTGCGCCGCCGCTTCTTCGCCCCGGTCAAGACCTTGCCGCACGAGACCGCAGCGCGCCTGACGCAGATCGACTACGACCGCGAGATGGCGCTGGTGGCGGAAAGCCATGGCGAGATCCTCGGTGTCGCGCGCCTGACCGCCGACCCGCATTTCGAGACCTGCGAGTTCGCCGCGCTTGTCCGCACCGACCAGCAGGGCCAGGGCCTTGGCCGGCGGCTCATGGGCGATCTGATCCGCCATGCCCATTCGCGCGGGCTGAAGAAGATGATCGGCTACGTGATGGCGGAGAACAAGGCGATGCTGGCCCTCTGCCGCGATCTCGGCTTTACCGAGGCGGCGGCGCCGGACGATGTCAGCACCCGGCTCGTCACCCTCGAAATCGCCCGCGACCGCGCGGCCTGAGCCTACCGCTCCGGCTTCAAAGCTATCCGCTCCGGGTGTATGCAGGAGTGAGGCGGAGAAACGGAGCGCGGAACATGCAGGTCGATCTCAATTCGGATCTGGGCGAGAGCTGGGGCACTTACGAGCTGGGAGCCGACGCGGAGATGCTGGGGATCGTCTCCAGCGCGAATGTCGCCTGCGGCTTTCATGCGGGGGACCCGAACGTGATGCGTGAGACGGTGATCCGGGCGCGCGACGGCGGCGTCGGGATCGGCGCGCATCCGGGCTATCTCGACCTTTGGGGCTTCGGGCGCCGCCGCATCCAGGGCGACAGTCTGCACGATCTCGAGAAGATGGCGGCCTACCAGATCGGTGCCCTGATGGGCCTCGCGGCGCTGGAAGGCGCGAAAGTGACCCATGTGAAGAGCCACGGCGCGCTCGGCAATGTCGCGGCGGAGGACGACGAGGTCGCGCTGGCGATCGCCAGGGCGGCGAAGGCGGTGGAACCGGAGCTGATCTATGTCGTCATGCCCGGCATGGCGACTGAAAGGGCGGGCGAAAAGGTGGGCCTCCGCATGGCGCGGGAGATCTATGCCGACCGCGCCTACCAGGCGAACGGCAACCTCGTTCCGCGCAGCCAGCCCGGCGCCACCATCCACGACGCGGAGGAGGCGGCCGCCAACGTGCTCCGCATGATCGAGGCGGGCGCCGTGCTGACCGAGGGTGGCGGGCGCATCGAGGGGCGGATCGACACGATCTGCGTCCATGGCGACAACCCGGCGGCGGTCGCGATGGCGAAGACGCTCCGGGCGAGGCTCGAGAGCGCCGGTCTTTCCATAACGCCGTTTCACTCTTTCGTCTGACCGGCGGCTCTTCTGCCATCCCGCCGGATCCGGCATAGTTCCGACAAGAACAAGGGTGGGAGGGACCGATGGGATACATCCGGACAAACGACGATGTCGCGCTTTATTGCGAGACCACGGGCGAAGGAACGCCGGTGGTCTTCGTGCATGAATTCGCGGGCGATCACCGGAGCTGGGAGAGCCAGGTAAGGGCGCTTTCGCGTTACTACACCTGCATCACCTATTCGGCGCGCGGATATACGCCCTCGGATGTGCCGGAGGACGCCGCGAGCTACAGCCAGGAGCGGGCGCGGGACGATATTCTCGCCGTGCTCGACGGCAGCGGGATCGAGGCGGCGCATATCGTCGGCCTCTCCATGGGCGGTTTCGCCACCCTGCATTTCGGCCTCGCCTATCCCGAACGCGCGCTCTCGCTCGTCGTCGCCGGCTGCGGCTACGGCGCCGATCCGGAGAAGCGGAGCGAGTTCAAGGCCCAGTCCACTGCGCTCGCCGACCGGATCGAGGCGGAGGGCATGGACAAGGTCGCGCCCGGCTACGCGCTGGAGCCCGCCCGGGTGCAGCTGCAGAACAAGGACCCGCGCGGCTGGGCCGAGTTCGCGACGCAGCTCGGCGAGCATTCCTCGAAAGGCTCGGCGAACACGCTGCGCGGCGTGCAGGCGCTCCGCCCCTCGCTCTGGGAGCTGGAGGAGAAGATGCGCGCGCTGACCGTGCCGACCCTGATCGTCAACGGCGACGAGGACGAGAGCTGCCTCGAAAGCGGTCTCTACATGAAGCGCTGCATCCCGTCCGCCGGCCACGCCATGTTCCCGAAGACTGGCCATACTCTCAACCTGGAGGAGCCGGCGCTCTTCAACCGCACCATTCTCGACTTCTTCCACGAGGTCGAGGCCGGCCGCTGGGCGCTGCGCGACCCACGCTCGCTGAAGGACGGATCGCTGGGACGCTAGGGAGAAGGAGACCCGCCATGACCGACCTTCCCATCCTCGAACTGCGCCGCATCGAGGCGAACGTGATCAAGCCGATCTACGAGGAGATGGTGGCGGAGGTCGGCAAGGCCGCCGCGCAGAAGATCCTCGGCAACGCGATCCGCAAGGCGGCCATCGCCCACGCGCAGACCTTCGCCGAGCGTGACGGCCCCGAGCGCGACATGCGCAGCTTCCAGGCGCTCTACAGTCTCTGGACCCATGGCGGCGCGCTGGAGACGGAGGAACTTGAGCGGACGGCGGAGAGTTTCCATTTCAACGTCACCCGCTGCCGCTATGCCGAGATGTACCGCGAGATGGGGCTCGGCGAGATCGGCCATCTCTTGTCCTGCAACCGCGACGGCAGCTTCTGCGAGGGGTACTCGGACAAGATCACGATGGAGCGCGGCCAGACCATCATGAGCGGGGCGAGCCATTGCGATTTCCGTTATCGGTACGAGGGGGAGGGGTAACCAGGGATAATTAGCCCCGGGCCGGACATCGGCGGCGCGATGCGGAAGGATTGACAGTCTTTCTCGAGACGTGACAAGTTTCATTGTCATTTAGTCAGGGAGGATTTTCATGTCGATCTCTACCCGAACCCAGTACCTTGTCGGCTTCGCCGCGGTTTTCGGCGCGGCCCTGTTCTTCGTCTTCGAGGTTCCGTTCGCCGGGACCGTCGTCTTCACGACGCTCTGTATTGCCTGGTCGGCATGGTGCTTTCGCTCTGTCTTCAGGGGCGGTGACGAGCTGCAATCGGCAAGTCTCCGCTATGCGTTGGCGGCCGCCAGCGGTTTCGGCGTTCCTCTCACCATCGTTTGCGTCATGCTGATGATCGCGCTGCCCGGGTTCCAGGGGCTGGTGACGAGTATCGCGTCCTATTCCAGAAGCGGTCTGTCGCTCCCCGCCGTCGGCTTCGGATTGGGCGTTTCCTTTGCGGTACTGCTGCAATGCGCGGTATTCGCCCTCGGCCATTCGCTCTGGTGGGTATCCAAACGATGACCGGCACGAGCGATTGAGGGGGCGATTGAGGCGGAGATGAAGAACAGATTACGCGTGTTGCGGGCCGAGCGGCGCTGGACCCAGGCGGATCTCGCGGAGCGGCTGGGGGTTTCCAGAAACTCCGTCAACGCGGTCGAGAACGGGAAATACGACCCGTCGCTGCCCCTGGCGTTCCGGATCGCGCGCCTGTTCGGGCTGAAGGTCGAAGACATTTTCGAAGACGAGGACGCCGGGGTGGGCGGCTCGGATGCCTGAACGCGACATGCTCAGCTTCCAGGCGCTCCACAGTCTCTGGACCCATGGCGGCGCGCTGGAGCCGCCGGAGATCGCCCCATGAAAGAGGAGCCCTTCGCGGACCGTACGCGGAAATTCGGCGGGCCGGCTGAAATGGGCAGGGAAATATTCAGTTTTTTGAATAAATTTTTAAGATATTGAATCCATACTGCCGCACAGACGGAAATTCACTCCCGCTGCCGGGCTTTCGGTTCGGAGCGGGAATGTTTCCGGGATGTTTTTCGACGGGGAAAGACAGTTTGACGCGGCAGTCCCGCTATACCGACCAGATCCTGGAAGTGATCGAGAATCTCGACGAGGCCATCGCGATCTATGACGCGCAGGACCGGCTGATCTTCTTCAACCGCGCCTTCCTGCAGATCAATCCGCGCGCCGAGGAATTCGTCGAGAAGGGGCTCACCTACGAGGACGGGCTCAGGATGAATGTCGCGCTCGGCAAGGTGATCGATGCCAGGGGGCGGGAAGAGGACTTCATCCGCGAGCGGGTCCGCGCCCACCGGAACCCGGCTCCGGGTATCACCGTGCGCGACTATGTCGACGGCAAGCGCCTGCTGGTCAAGGAGTCGCGGACGGCGTGCGGCGGCATCGCCATGTGCATCACCATCGCGACCGATCTCCGCAAGGCCGAGGAGGACCTCCGGCAGCGGGAAATCGAACTTAGCGGCTCCAAGGAAGAGATCGAAAAGGCCCTGGAAGAGAACCAGCGCCTCAGCCGTTCCCTCGCCGGGAAGGTGCGGGAGCTGGAAGTTCTGGCGGTCACCGACTCTCTGACCAAGCTCTACAACCGGGCGAAGCTGGAAGAGGAGATGGCACGGGAAATCGGCCGCTCGGAGCGGTACGGCACGGATTTCGGCGTGATCATGACGGATATCGATCATTTCAAGCAGGTCAACGACGCCTACGGCCACCAGACCGGCGACCGGGTGCTGGTGGAAGTGGCGCGGGTCCTGAAGGAGAGCTCGCGCCCGACGGACGTGGTCGGGCGCTGGGGCGGCGAGGAGTTCCTGGTGATCTGCCCGGAAACCGATCTCGCCGGCCTGACGGCGAAGGCCGAGCGCTTCCGCCGGGCGCTGGAGGAATACGAGTTCCCGGGCGTCGGCCGGAAGACCTCAAGCTTCGGCATCGCCTCCTGGCGCCCCGGCGACGGCGCGAAAGACCTGCTCGCCCGCGCCGATGCCGCGCTCTACCGCGCGAAGGAAGAGGGGCGGAACAGGGTCGTGCAGGCGGCGTGAGGGGGAGTGAATCGGGGTGTGTGTCCCCTTAATTCTGTCGCCGCAAGTGCGTTTCTCCCATGCATAGTCTCTAACTCAATAAACTTACCTCAGGAGGCTCTCCTAACAGCGCGTTGTTGCTCACATAGGGAGCAAATCCCCAAGTCTGATTCACAGAGCTGACAAAATCCCAGATCATGACGTCTGGATATTGTCCTGTATCGAGAGAGTACGGGATTCCAGTTGCGGCATCATATGTCAGTATCCTATTGGAATACGTAAAACGCCATATAGCCCACGGCACATCGGTTAGCTCGCACAACACTCCAGAAGACCACGAGGACACCGATAAATGATAATTCGTGTCTTTATAACTCGTTTGAATCGTCCACCCCCATCCATCTGCAAACGGTTGTCTTGTCCAAAAAACCGCATCAAGCTCTTTGGGAATTGTACCATCTGTTGAAACGGCAAGCTGCGGGCGAACGCCTCCTGAATTGTCGTCTACCAGACCGAGAACGTTTGGATTCTGCCCATTTCCCCCTCTACTGTTGACGATCAAGAATTGATCCCGGTCAGTCATGATTCTCCCCCCGCTATTCGTTTCAGGCCAGGACCATGATGCCGTCCCAACCCGCATCGCCGAGGACCAGACGCACCGGCAACAGGCAACCAAGCAGCGCAACCGCCACGGCACAATCGGCCATGTCGCCCATAAACCGACATTTCCCATGCGAACACTCTCGACGAAGCCGATGATGACCCGAGGGCGCTGCGCCTGCAACCTTGAGAGGCAGGAACCCGACATCCGTAGCCAGAAGCAGCTTGTCCACGGCTCCAGACCGTCTTGAATCGCGATATTCGGCCAGATCTCCTGAATCTGATTACGGGGACACACGACTCTGATTACGGGGACACATGATTACGGGGACACACGACTCGATTGCCCCTGATTACGGGGACACACGACTCAATTGCCCCACATTCGTTCTTGATCTCCCGCGCCTCTCAATCCTCCGCCTCACTCACCCCTTCCTGCTCCGCAATCACCAGGAACTCGCTGTCCTCCAGCGGGCGATGCCGTGAGGCGCCGGCGCGCTGGCTGCGGGTGAGGATGCGGCCGACCTGCTCTTGGGTGGCTTTCAGGCCGTATTCCGCCAGTTTCTGCACCACGGCACCGGAATCGCTCCATTTTCCGATGACCAGCTCCGCGGTCCGGCCGACGATTTCGGGCTCGAAGGGGAAGGCGAAGCGGCGTTCGTTTGCCGCGGTGAATTCGGTAATCGCGCGCCATTGCTCGTAGCGGAAGGCGCCCTTGCCGACGATGGGCTTGTAATAGTCGATCGGCAGGCCGCTGATGCGCTCGACCAGGGCGCAGACCTCCGGCAGCCGGTCGAGCTGGAGGCCGGTCTCGGCGCCGTAGATCATCTTCAGCGCCGCCGCGACGGATTCCATCGCGGCGTTCCCGGCGCGGTAGCCGATCCCGTTGATCGAGACCTGCAGCACGTCGGCGCCGCCCTCGTAGCCGCCGAGCACGTTGGCGACGGCGAGGCCGAAATCGTTGTGGCAATGGACCTCGACCTTGAGGCCGGTCTGCTGCTTCAGGTGGCTGACCAGGAACTTGATCGCGGCGGGCCGGGCGATGCCCTGGCTGTCGACGACGGTGACATATTCGGCGCCTTCCGCCTCCGCCGCCTGCGCGGCCTTGGTGATGTGGTCGAGATCGGCGCGGGTCGTATCCGGCATGAAGAAGTTCACTTTGCAGCCCGCCGCACGCGCCGCGCGGACTTCCTGAAGCACCTTTTCCAGCTGCGCCTCGCGGCCGGTCTTGAGGACGTGCTGCTGGAGCTCGTCGCCGATAAGGTACCAGACCATGACATGGCGCACGCCGAGCTCGAGCGCCCTCTCGACCCGGCCCGGCTGCCAGGTGACCCAGAAATCCATGCCGAGGTCGCGGCGCATGATCTCGCGAATGACCTCCTGCCAGCCCGGCACGGTCAGGAAGATCTCGGTGCGCTTGATCCCGAGGCGGGCGAGGGCTTCGGCGATCCGGACCTTGTCGGCCGTGGTGAAGGCGAGATCGGCGGATTCCTCGCCGTCGCGCAGCGTCAAATCGTGCAGCTCGACGGCGCGGGGCGGCACCGCGATGGCCGGATCGAAATTATGCCGGCTGGTGGCCCAGCGGGGCCCGTTCCAGGGCTGGTTCTCCGAAGTCTCGCGCGCGTCCGGCATGGCATTCCTCCCTCGTTTTTCCGGCGGGTCTTTTGCTGCCCGTTCCGGAAGGCAGGATAAGGGGGGAGTGGAGGTTTCCGCCAGCACCCAGCTAGCGCTTGCCGATGACCTCCATCGAAATCTCGCGCCCGAACAGCCGCTCGGCGTTCCGGTAGGCGATCTTGCGCGCCGCATCCTCCGGCAGTTTCGAGAGCCAGTAGCGGTGCGAGGCGATGATGGAGGTGTAGTTCTCCCACTGGCCGTTGACCCAGGTGTCGCTGCCCACCATCAGGCGGTCCTGGAAGGCCAGCAGGATGGCCTCCCATTCCGGGTCGAGCCCGCCGTCGGCGCCGACGATGTCGTATTCGCGGAGCGAGGTATCGGCGACCAGCTCCGGGAACTCGGCCATCAGGGCGTGCACGGTCTCCGCCCGCTCGCCGAGGCCGGCATGGGCCCAGATGATCTTCACTTGCCGATCGAGGGAATAGAGCCAGCGGACCGGCTCCGGGCCGGAATGGACATGGAGGAAGATGTCGCGCGCTTTCGCCATCGCGATCACTTGGCGGAACAGCGCCTCGTCCGAGATATCCAGCCGATGGATATGGAACTCGCCGATGCCCTCGTGCGGGTATCTCTCCAGCCGCTCCGCCAGGTAGGCCTCCATGCCGGGCGCCTTGGTCCAGTTCGAGGAGCCGGCGCTCCCGTGATAGGGGCGCAGCTCCGGCACGACGCGGTTCGGCGCGTATTCCCAGAGCATGATCGTGCCCTCGTCGGGCGTCGAGGAGACCAGCGCCATGGCGACGCCGCTCCGGTCCATCAGCTCCACCACGCTCGCGACAGGAAACTCGGTCCAGGCGGGCTCCTTGTAATGCATGTGCGCGTCGAAGATCGGCAGCGCGTTGACGGCGTCGCCGATGGGCTTCTCGTCATGCGCGGAGGCCGGGAGCGGGGCGAGGAGGAGGGCCAGTCCGATCGCCGCCTTGGCAAATGATGTGCTGGTCATGGCTGTCTCCCTTGTCGGTTCGCTCCGGTGCCGTCAGATACCGGTCAGAAGCATATCGAGCGCATTGGTAATCTCGGTATCGCTGCGCAGGAAATTCGCGACCGGCTCGCCGAGGATCGAGCAGGGTACGGCCGAGAGAAACTGCGTCGCCATGACATGCGGCCCCGAGCGGATCTCGAACACGGGGTTGAGGCCCTTGGCCGGCGTCGGCGCGGCGCCGAGCGGGATCAGGGGCACAACCACGCGCGTATTCAGAGCATCGAGCAGGTCCGCCTGCACATCCAGCAGATAGCCGCCGTCCGGGTTCGCATAGACGTCGAAGCGGGCCATCAGAAGGGCCGGTGCTTCGCGAGCGGCAGGCCGTGCGTCTCGACCCAGTTGTTCGAGGCCTCGAGCGCCTCGGTATTCTCCTCTTTCCACTTTGCGGCCTTGGCCTCGTTCACGGCGCGGCGCAGGCCCGATTCCGCAGCCTGCGAGAGATTGACGCCATAGGCACGGGCCTCGGTCAGGAGCACGGGGTCGAGCGAGAGGTTGGTCGGCTTTCGTGCGGCGGATCTCGATGCCATGCGCATGTTCCTCCAGGGCGCGGATATTCATGCGCATGATGTATGTGCATGTAAGTGCGCGTCAAGCCGGCGCCAGGCCGATGGACCTCGGTGCGCTCTGCGGACCGTCTTCGAACGTCATCCCGGCCGGAGAGCCGGGACCCGGGCGATCCTGGGTCCGGGTTCTTCGCTCCCTGGGTCCCCGCTTTCGCGGGAATGACGACCTAGTAAGGGCGCGCGATCTCTTAGGGGGCGGTCGCCCGGCGCCGCCACTTATCCATCGCCGCGTCCACAAGCTCCCGCCGCTGCCGTTTCGCGCTTTCGAAGGCGGTGTCCGCGCCGCGCCGGTAGGCCGGGTCGTCAACCGGTGCCAGAAGTACCGGCGGGCGGCCGAACTGATCCGCGCTGATATCCAGGATCCAGCCGCCGCACTCGACCCAGGCATGGCCGTGCCACGCGCCGTCGTGGAGATAACCTTCCTCGGCCTCCGGATCGTTGCCCTGTTCGATGTGGGCCCCATGGCCGTGCGCGTGCAGCACCGCCGCGAGGAAGAGGCTGCTGGTCTGGCAGGTGCCGAGGGAGAGCGGATCGGGCAGGGAGCGGCCGCGGAGACGGTGCCAGTCGGGCCAGACCGTTTCGAGAAAGCGCCGGACTTCCGCCGCGATCTCTTCCAGCTCGGCCTTGGTCGGCGCGCTCATGTGCGGTTGTTTCCTGGATAGTGCCATCGCGATCTGGAGTGCATTGCGGGTTTCTCCGCTCCATCGGCTAAGCTAGCCACAAACCCAGTCGTCATCCCCACGTAAGTGGGGACCCAGAGAGCATAGAGCCGTGCCTCGGGCCCCCG includes these proteins:
- a CDS encoding bifunctional acetate--CoA ligase family protein/GNAT family N-acetyltransferase, with the protein product MSIRNLDKLFQPKSVAIIGASNREQSVGKVLSRNLLGDAFDGPVLPVNPHENAIGSTLCYRSIGSLPMVPDLAVICTPAVTVPTVLEELAANGTRAAVVVTAGFGEGDGEGADLAQEIKRIKSQYPLRVVGPNCVGIMVPPIGLNASFLHVQPPAGNLAFVTQSGAVASAVVDHAAHHNIGFSHVVSLGNMTDVDFGDMLDYLVADPNTKAILLYIESISSPRKFMSAARAAARNKPVIAIKSGRNEAAAKAAASHTGALAGSDAVYHAAFRRAGILRVYDLLELFDAVNTLGTGMKATGDRLAIITNGGGLGVLATETLIEQGGRLADLAPETVEALNGKLPHTWSRGNPVDIIGDAPPERYEAALEEVVKDPNVDAVLVLNCPTAIADSVMAAEKVRQIVSNKPRVPVLTNWVGEGAQEKAKRAFYESAIPSYNTPNQAVSGFMHLVRYKRRRDLLMQTPPSMPEGYHPETEKARGIINRALGEKREWLSEPEAKDVLDAYGIPVVETVIAKDPEEAGLAAVELGNHVVLKILSHDITHKSDVGGVRLDLTGRQQVVNAADEMLRTVKSVNPEARIEGFAVQRMATMPHAEELIIGITTDAVFGPVILFGKGGVEVEVAADSSIALPPLNIPLAQDLVQRTRVWSLLQGFRNRPAAAVEELYTALVKLSQIAMDFPEIRELDVNPLYINDHGILALDARIRVQKEADAVPVAIEPYPKHLERHISLDNGLALNVRPIRPEDEPALLQLIAKSSQDDLRRRFFAPVKTLPHETAARLTQIDYDREMALVAESHGEILGVARLTADPHFETCEFAALVRTDQQGQGLGRRLMGDLIRHAHSRGLKKMIGYVMAENKAMLALCRDLGFTEAAAPDDVSTRLVTLEIARDRAA
- a CDS encoding LamB/YcsF family protein, giving the protein MQVDLNSDLGESWGTYELGADAEMLGIVSSANVACGFHAGDPNVMRETVIRARDGGVGIGAHPGYLDLWGFGRRRIQGDSLHDLEKMAAYQIGALMGLAALEGAKVTHVKSHGALGNVAAEDDEVALAIARAAKAVEPELIYVVMPGMATERAGEKVGLRMAREIYADRAYQANGNLVPRSQPGATIHDAEEAAANVLRMIEAGAVLTEGGGRIEGRIDTICVHGDNPAAVAMAKTLRARLESAGLSITPFHSFV
- a CDS encoding alpha/beta fold hydrolase, yielding MGYIRTNDDVALYCETTGEGTPVVFVHEFAGDHRSWESQVRALSRYYTCITYSARGYTPSDVPEDAASYSQERARDDILAVLDGSGIEAAHIVGLSMGGFATLHFGLAYPERALSLVVAGCGYGADPEKRSEFKAQSTALADRIEAEGMDKVAPGYALEPARVQLQNKDPRGWAEFATQLGEHSSKGSANTLRGVQALRPSLWELEEKMRALTVPTLIVNGDEDESCLESGLYMKRCIPSAGHAMFPKTGHTLNLEEPALFNRTILDFFHEVEAGRWALRDPRSLKDGSLGR
- a CDS encoding L-2-amino-thiazoline-4-carboxylic acid hydrolase: MTDLPILELRRIEANVIKPIYEEMVAEVGKAAAQKILGNAIRKAAIAHAQTFAERDGPERDMRSFQALYSLWTHGGALETEELERTAESFHFNVTRCRYAEMYREMGLGEIGHLLSCNRDGSFCEGYSDKITMERGQTIMSGASHCDFRYRYEGEG
- a CDS encoding helix-turn-helix transcriptional regulator; its protein translation is MKNRLRVLRAERRWTQADLAERLGVSRNSVNAVENGKYDPSLPLAFRIARLFGLKVEDIFEDEDAGVGGSDA
- a CDS encoding sensor domain-containing diguanylate cyclase — translated: MTRQSRYTDQILEVIENLDEAIAIYDAQDRLIFFNRAFLQINPRAEEFVEKGLTYEDGLRMNVALGKVIDARGREEDFIRERVRAHRNPAPGITVRDYVDGKRLLVKESRTACGGIAMCITIATDLRKAEEDLRQREIELSGSKEEIEKALEENQRLSRSLAGKVRELEVLAVTDSLTKLYNRAKLEEEMAREIGRSERYGTDFGVIMTDIDHFKQVNDAYGHQTGDRVLVEVARVLKESSRPTDVVGRWGGEEFLVICPETDLAGLTAKAERFRRALEEYEFPGVGRKTSSFGIASWRPGDGAKDLLARADAALYRAKEEGRNRVVQAA
- a CDS encoding LeuA family protein → MPDARETSENQPWNGPRWATSRHNFDPAIAVPPRAVELHDLTLRDGEESADLAFTTADKVRIAEALARLGIKRTEIFLTVPGWQEVIREIMRRDLGMDFWVTWQPGRVERALELGVRHVMVWYLIGDELQQHVLKTGREAQLEKVLQEVRAARAAGCKVNFFMPDTTRADLDHITKAAQAAEAEGAEYVTVVDSQGIARPAAIKFLVSHLKQQTGLKVEVHCHNDFGLAVANVLGGYEGGADVLQVSINGIGYRAGNAAMESVAAALKMIYGAETGLQLDRLPEVCALVERISGLPIDYYKPIVGKGAFRYEQWRAITEFTAANERRFAFPFEPEIVGRTAELVIGKWSDSGAVVQKLAEYGLKATQEQVGRILTRSQRAGASRHRPLEDSEFLVIAEQEGVSEAED
- a CDS encoding amidohydrolase family protein gives rise to the protein MTSTSFAKAAIGLALLLAPLPASAHDEKPIGDAVNALPIFDAHMHYKEPAWTEFPVASVVELMDRSGVAMALVSSTPDEGTIMLWEYAPNRVVPELRPYHGSAGSSNWTKAPGMEAYLAERLERYPHEGIGEFHIHRLDISDEALFRQVIAMAKARDIFLHVHSGPEPVRWLYSLDRQVKIIWAHAGLGERAETVHALMAEFPELVADTSLREYDIVGADGGLDPEWEAILLAFQDRLMVGSDTWVNGQWENYTSIIASHRYWLSKLPEDAARKIAYRNAERLFGREISMEVIGKR
- a CDS encoding CcdB family protein produces the protein MARFDVYANPDGGYLLDVQADLLDALNTRVVVPLIPLGAAPTPAKGLNPVFEIRSGPHVMATQFLSAVPCSILGEPVANFLRSDTEITNALDMLLTGI
- a CDS encoding type II toxin-antitoxin system CcdA family antitoxin — its product is MASRSAARKPTNLSLDPVLLTEARAYGVNLSQAAESGLRRAVNEAKAAKWKEENTEALEASNNWVETHGLPLAKHRPF